Proteins from one Lycium ferocissimum isolate CSIRO_LF1 unplaced genomic scaffold, AGI_CSIRO_Lferr_CH_V1 ctg2710, whole genome shotgun sequence genomic window:
- the LOC132043691 gene encoding uncharacterized protein LOC132043691, with translation MEPNKQWMELINDRIADAYIDGVENFLDYAFTRLGEPRLIRCPCIKCGNATSRTRPMVRSHLIVHGIIPSYTLWYHHGESSGPCESRKGKKVRGLNICKKVLRLKPGEKLRVTFYQNRVVGMNHASFTRHLGLLVRDRSMCPLRVHSWLDIEEHKLDHMWKAVTDKFVCDNMNDQKEHVLQHMRRLWNNWRGSLHKNVKSKSLHRVLKDVPAGVHKSDWEWLVKEHFLSDKFKEASTRNSINRSKVTMPHRTGSKPYREIIYGLGGKDGNPPDMATLFFETRKKDDELVEPETIEKYAEIQKLVQSDPSLTNIEVIEKCFGPQRKSHVVGFGGGITAKELKGGNSSKAALLEELKTTKKEKESLQKRMDILESKYERLERIVLGQPSSPPPEFED, from the exons ATGGAACCAAATAAGCAATGGATGGAACTTATTAATGATCGAATTGCTGATGCTTACATAGATGGGGTGGAGAATTTTTTAGATTATGCTTTTACAAGATTGGGAGAACCGCGCTTGATACGTTGTCCATGCATCAAATGTGGTAATGCAACTTCTAGAACACGTCCGATGGTTAGGTCACATTTGATAGTACATGGGATAATACCAAGTTATACTCTTTGGTATCACCATGGGGAGAGTTCAG GTCCATGTGAATCTCGAAAGGGCAAAAAAGTCAGAGGATTGAACATTTGTAAGAAAGTTTTGCGACTGAAACCTGGAGAAAAGTTAAGAGTCACTTTCTACCAAAATCGAGTTGTTGGGATGAACCACGCCTCATTTACGAGGCACTTGGGTTTGCTAGTTCGTGATCGTAGTATGTGCCCGCTGCGGGTACACTCATGGTTGGACATCGAAGAACATAAGCTTGATCACATGTGGAAAGCTGTTACT gATAAATTTGTCTGTGACAACATGAATGATCAAAAAGAACATGTCTTACAACATATGAGAAGGTTATGGAATAACTGGAGAGGATCACTGCACAAGAATGTGAAATCGAAGTCATTGCACAGGGTTCTAAAAGATGTGCCGGCGGGAGTACACAAGAGTGATTGGGAATGGTTGGTCAAGGAACATTTTTTATCTGATAAATTTAAG GAAGCAAGTACAAGAAACTCAATCAATAGGTCTAAGGTGACTATGCCTCATCGTACGGGTAGCAAGCCTTATAGAGAGATTATTTACGGACTG GGAGGCAAAGATGGTAATCCACCAGACATGGCAACTCTTTTCTTTGAGACTCGTAAGAAGGACGACGAGCTTGTCGAACCTGAAACCAttgaaaaatat GCTGAAATCCAAAAATTGGTTCAATCTGATCCATCTCTTACAAATATTGAAGTCATAGAAAAGTGCTTTGGACCTCAACGTAAGAGTCATGTAGTTGGATTTGGTGGTGGGATAACTGCTAAAGAGTTGAAAGGTGGTAACTCTTCAAAGGCTGCCTTGTTGGAAGAGCTGAAAacaactaaaaaagaaaaggaatcacTACAAAAGCGCATGGATATTCTAGAGAGTAAATATGAACGGCTTGAACGTATAGTGCTTGGTCAGCCTTCATCACCGCCACCAG aatttGAAGATTGA
- the LOC132043682 gene encoding profilin-11-like isoform X2 → MSWQTYVDDHLLCEIEGNHLTSAAVIGQEGTVWAQSANFPQLCQIYFSRVEELQNQAEQDYYIGVMVYWRAAKVMNLKISRYYRG, encoded by the exons ATGTCGTGGCAAACATATGTTGATGATCACTTGCTTTGTGAGATTGAAGGTAATCATCTCACTTCTGCTGCTGTTATCGGTCAAGAGGGCACCGTTTGGGCCCAATCTGCTAATTTCCCTCAG CTGTGTCAAATATATTTCTCACGAGTTGAAGAGCTCCAGAATCAAGCGGAACAAGattattatattgg CGTCATGGTTTACTGGCGAGCTGCTAAGGTGATGAATCTGAAGATATCAAGGTATTAtcgaggatga
- the LOC132043682 gene encoding uncharacterized protein LOC132043682 isoform X1, producing the protein MLMITCFVRLKVIISLLLLLSVKRAPFGPNLLISLSCVKYISHELKSSRIKRNKIIILAQLFRTNNSSYSVMVYWRAAKVMNLKISRYYRG; encoded by the exons ATGTTGATGATCACTTGCTTTGTGAGATTGAAGGTAATCATCTCACTTCTGCTGCTGTTATCGGTCAAGAGGGCACCGTTTGGGCCCAATCTGCTAATTTCCCTCAG CTGTGTCAAATATATTTCTCACGAGTTGAAGAGCTCCAGAATCAAGCGGAACAAGattattatattgg CTCAACTGTTCAGGACAAATAATTCTTCATATAGCGTCATGGTTTACTGGCGAGCTGCTAAGGTGATGAATCTGAAGATATCAAGGTATTAtcgaggatga